The DNA region AAAATGTGTGTTGAAGCTGTTTGCCATGGAAGTCTGCTCCAAGATCCTGGTCAGGCTTGGTTTCAGTAGCTCCACAGAATGACAGGACAGCTCCTGCGAGGTGTCACTCTTCAGTGCCATGATCTGGTGTGCCCTGGGGTCCCTCCTGTCATAGTacagagcccagagcagtgtGACAGTGAGGATCATTGCCAGGATCTGGGTGACTCCAATGGAGATCCCCAGAAATCTCAGCACTTGCAATTGCTTCGTCCCCCTCAAGAAAGTGTACATTTTTTTACCACATCCCTGTAAAAcaaaaggagattaaaaaaaacagtcaGTAATATTTGGGTTGTAGTTCCAAAGGCTTAGCTCATACTACCCACTGCTGTCTCTCCTGGCTCCCAAGaatctctctctcccttccttcaAACAAtactctgaaaattattttgcctaCTTTTTAACTGCTTCCATGATGCCCACTTTAAGTGTTGTCATACACAGAGATTACTGCAAGGTATTTGTGCTACTTTTTAATTCAATTTCAGAAATCACTCAAACTTGATCTGAATTCCTATCAACCCTCACTAACTGCTAAAGAAACTCATCTGATTTTGTGAAGGTTTAAAAAGCCATCAAAGTCCTCTTCATCATCTTGTTTCTCTCCTTAAATTGAAGATCTTCCAAGTTGTCAATTATTTTAAGCTCTTTTAGACATTTTCAACAGATAATAATACTACATTCAAGTGAAAACAGTATTGTAGCAAAGGTCTAAGAACCTGCATAACCTCACCAGAAAACATCCCATGAAAACTATGTTACAACATCCCAAGTTGATATTCACAGAAATGGAATTTAGCTCTTTCCAAACCTTCAGTGCAGCTCTACACTTTGCTTACATTTTATAATAATATGGCCAACAAATGGCCAACAAATTACCACACCAGGCCTCAGAAAAGCTCAGAAAAGCTCCTTGtaaggctgcagggacacacaaaGGGACAGCAGCTTTGGAATGAGAGGCTGAGAGTGCAGACACAGTGACAGTGCTCGTGGCTCACTAAGGGCAGTGTGTGTCTCAGATAAAACCACAGAGAGAGGGGCCTCTGCTACTCTACATCATGCTCATTCTCTATTCCAAGCTTTGCAATTAtcaaagcaacagaaatatCAAGGGGAACTTCAGAGTAACAAACTGGATGGACACTGGTCCCAGAAGCAGACAGCAGGAACCCACCAAAACAGGCTCTGTCTTGAGAATGTTATTTTTTGCGTTTACATCCTCACTTCGTATTTCTTATGGCTTTTCTAAGGAAATAAAGCAATTGATCAAAGTGATGGCATCTGAAGACAGGACATGATAAATAACACTCTTCAATCACACTTCAATTCCCAAAGCCAATTTCCCCACAGCCAATTTCCAATGCTACAGTCCTGAATGTATGTGAGGCAAGGTCCAATTTttgccacacacacaaaattcaCACTGCAGTCAATCCTTAATTTTCATTAAGgatctaaataaaattaatgcacTCTATGATAATTGTACCAGAATAAATTATAGGATATCAATGTCTTTGCTTGTTtcactgtttcattttctaaacagcagcaaagaccCAGAAAAAGGAGCAAGTCTGCATTCTTTGATCACTGCAGCAAAAGCAATGTACTTGGACTTCAGCTGGGGGACAAAAACTCACTTTGGGATCTTCTCTTCTTCAGCTGCAAGGCAGCTGTAGTTACACCATTTCCCAATTTTTTGTTAATTACAGAGAAACTGGCTGCATTTTCCTACTTTTGATAACTTAAAGAGATGAAGGTGCCATGCTGGCCACGATTTAAAAAATGCTCCACCACAGCAATATTCCAACTCAGTTCATTTGTTGCCTAGAGAAAACACCCACTACCAGAGAGCAGTAATAACATTAATGCCTACATCTCCTGCAGTACAGACACATAACTGAGACAAATTATGCCCAATCTAGGTAGACTGTGTTCCTCCATTTAATGATGTTCTTAGAGCTCTCCTTTAATAGACATTCAAAACCCGtttcaaaactgagaaaaaacagCCAGCCCTGTTAACTTCACATTCATACATTATATTTCTGCTGATGTGACACTTTCATAATTGGGAGCCTGCAATTAAACAGTGCATAAATACACTTCCCTCTGCAAAAGTTTGTCACTAAATGGGGAAGAGCTCTCATTGACAAATCGAATATAGGATAAAACTTTGCAGCAATCACTCAGAAGAATCAGTTTCAGATTCCTACAGAGCTACAGATTAAAGGCCTGATTTCATTCACTTTATACTTTCAGTCttagaaaaccagaaaaaagtaTGCATTTCTTAGCATAAATAAATGATTTACTTCATCACAGAATAAGAACCTGAACTAAGGTACTCactgagcagaaaaaataaGCCATCAATCACTCAACTAATCTTATGTATACCCAAATTTTGGGTATACTCAAAGGCATATTAAAGCAAATTGTAAaactaaatattaaaacaaaccaaaattaaaacataattagtttcattaaaaagaattttgagTATACTCAAAATTATGCcagaaaccaaaagaaaatattgaacatgcaagttggatttttttttttttaagctatcaACTCTCACCAAACATTTTATCTACACTGCAGTTCACAATCACAAGATGGGCAGAGCTCCTCTTGTTCTCAGATCACAACAAACCTCCAAGGCCACTCTGACATCTCCACACTCCCCCCACAATCAAGCTCTTTCTAGGGTCAGTCTGTTCATAAAACTGCACCAAAGGTGAAGCTCATCAGAATGAAGGCAATTCAAGAAATTGAAAAGTAACTTTCAATACCCAGCAGGGAAAATAGGATTCCTGCCAGAAATACTTTCAAGCAGAACTGTAAGTCAcctttctttctgcaaaaattaaattgtgAAGGATTCCAGTTTAGACTATAGAAAGTTCTGagttcccagaaaaaaaaaaatcacagcacagctacaaaaaagcacatttatcAGTCCCAGACAAACCAAACTTCAGTTTTCTTAAGTACtacaaagaatttttctgaagCACCAGCATGGACTTGCCAAATATTTACATAAACCAATTTTAGGCTAGCGAAGCTAATCTTATCAGGCTCCCTCTCAAACCACCAGACTGTGCAAGTTTGGTTTGAATCCCTTtctaaaaaggcttttttccttcagttctcCAAAGCAGAAGTTAGGCAGATTAGCCCTGGGAGTGTAAATTGGTTTTGCATAATACTGATAAACTTATTAGCAAGCATTCTGTCAGAGTCTGGGAGACACCCCACAGGCAAACACCATGGAATGGAACACTTTGCCAACAAAATATTGTACATATCTCAAAGAGAAACCAAGTGGGTTGGTGGCTGATACTACTGAACACAGCCTGTCCCTTTTTGGAATGGGTTCTGCAGTAGAgaaccaaaaataaattttttgcTAAGTGCTGAATCCATCTAAAATGCTCTGTGGTACAGTGGGGGAAGAACCATAAATGTGCCCTTCAgatttctttgggaaaagaagCCAAGCACCCTCTCCTTTATCAAGTGGGTCTTGACACAGCCCTTGAATCCTACATAATCATCATCTTTGGCTATTAATCTTCTCCAAATAGAACCAAAAGAAGCTGAACATATGAAGTGCTCAGCAAACCATTTTCCTGGAACATGGCATGGGCATTAAATGTCAGCCAAAAGAGGTGACACAAGAAAACCTTGCACTTTGGACACTCCATTCCAATGACTAATACTTGTCAGAAATTTCTGAGCTTCCTGTGCTCAAAGAGCAGTTTTTGAGGTACACCTCTTACACACTCCTGCCTTTTCAGGCAGGGGCAGGTGAATGTTCTGCAGTTTCTGGGCTGTATGGTAttaacagcagcaacagcattACAGAAAGCATCCATTACTGCAGAGTGAGCCACAGTTTCTAGTTTTTCCAAAGGTGTGACTGGCAGGCCCAGAAGAAGCCTGAATGGCTTTTTCATTCAGGGACTGACCCTGAATGAAGCATAACCAGTGCTCTCAGTGCTGtgagctgtgccagaggcaAGAGAGGGTCTCCAAGGAGGTGGTGGAAAAACACCCCAACCTCTGCCACTGTCCTCAAGGCTCCTAGCACAGACTGGCCTTCTGAGGCACCTGCCTTTGGGCAGCTCCATCCTTTCACACAGCCTCCTAGGATGGATGCCTCAAAGCCCAGCTCAgactaaatattttctgtccaTAGAGTCAATACCACACAAATTCATTTCCCCAAAACTTGACTGTTTCCTGGCAATAGCTAATATTCATTTTGGCCTGTTTATATAGTGACTCTCCTCTGCTTCAGGGGTGTTGCTCCACAGCTCCTGAACAAGAGCTATGCAATAGTTTCTTGTAAGAATGCATCTTAAACAGCCTCCGAGgctgagagaaaataaaatggctCTTTTGGGTCCTCTCCCATAATGCAGAGCTACACCCTCCACTGGAGAAAAGTTCATGCTGCACATCTGAAAGCATGTTTCTAAGGCCCATCCTCCTTCCCATGCACCCTGGATTATTCTAAAAGCAATCCAATGAAGAATGTCCTTTTTCTCAGGTCCTCCCAGCTATGTGATGGAGCCACACTTTCTGTCTGCTGTAGGACTACTTGGACCCTTGGTATTCTGCAGTTACTGAATGTACAATGATAGGTCTTCAGAGAGCTACTAGAATAAAAAATGGTGGGCAACAGAGTAGTTTTCAGACAAAGGTGACTTTAGACAGTATTTGTGAGAACAGAGTTTTAGTAAAGAGCATATTTACTTGTTCTCATAATTTTCACCCTAAAAACAATAACATCTTGCTCCATGATGACCTCCCTTACCCACTTTGAGTTCAAATGGGTCCTTGCCttaaggggttttttgtaattatttctgaATGATCACACTGTAATGTGGAAGGAGTATTTTCACAGAGTACAACAACTGAATTATCTGCCTCCTGACATGAGACCTGTTAACAAGAGAGCTCTCATCTTCCAAAGGCAGTCTCAGAAGCAATCTTCACTGTACTTTTCACTAAAGTACCCTTCCACTTACCCTGCAGTGTTTGATAGGATGGAGCCTGGACATTATGTCACATCTGATTTGTAACTTTTGGGTTGGAACAAATCTTGAACTCCAAGCTAAccaataaaaaccaaacacctcAAAGTTTAAGCACATCTCAGGTTTTAACTGCATTGCCACTAACTCATCTCTCTTCCAGGTAAGGATGGGTGGGTctgttcttctttctttcctctctctgcttcagCATTAGCAACTAATAACCATAAACACTTTCCATAAACACAAttactccagaaaaaaattactctgttgCACTGCATATGacgattttttaaaattactggaACAGGAAGAATGTACAAAACCTTCCATATATCCCTGTTTTTCTCCTTACCTCCTGATAAAGGTCACTGAGATCCTCATGGTGTGCCTGCTTAGAGCACCCTGGGAACTCTCTGACACAGCAGGAGTCAGGTGGCCAGTCCAGTTCTGTCATTTCCAGCCAGTCTGTGAAGTACACCACGCCACAACATTTAAACTGCAAAGGAAGGATTAGCCAACATCAGCAATAATCATACTTCTTCAATAGGTAAAGCAGGGCATCAAAAAACCTCATGAAGTTCCTAATACCAACTTTCAAAACATTTACATAGAACTAAAGCCATCTGTGAGTGCTCCCATGTATCTTGTTTTGCTGTCCTTTCACATAAAAGTGACACAAAAGATGTAATGCAGTGACCAGTGAATACTTCAGAAAGAGCCAACAATATTGTTCTGTCCTTTAAGTGCCAATTGCTTCCTCAAAGAATGCTCCACAGAAATTGTCCTGTCTCTGGAGTTTCCTATCCTGTCTACAAGGAACTACCAAAATTTCATGCCAAAATGGGGACTAATGAACAAGTACAGCTGTGgctgaaaggagcagcagaaaaaagtCATACCAGTGAGGACTATTCTTGCAAGGGGACAACTACAAACACGTTtgttgaaaacagaaaaagcacaggTTTACCTgaatataggaaaaaatattaaaacaagtAAGCAAAAATGTATAGAACTCAcaaaagctgaaaggaaaactgaaaatggaagGAAGGGCTATCACATTAAAATGAATACTGCAGCAGAATCAACCATAAAAATAAGAAGTCTGGCTGTGAAGCAGACGAGCTGTAATTGGCTCTAAAACCCACCAGGACCAACAACCTGTCATCTTCTCTGCAAAGCACACCCTGAGATTTAAAGCCACATGACCAGTTTCCAcatcagcagctgctttctcaCAGAAAAGGGTGAAGCAGCTACATGAGATTTGGTTTGGCACTGGATGTGCACTTGACATGACTGAGAAGATGCTGCTTTTGTCTGCCTGAACATTCTCCAGGACCAGCCTAAGTGAAGGAATTCCCTGAGCCCTTTGACCTTGGGAGCACAGACTAACCTCTTTAGCCACTTCAGAGCCAGGGTCCTGCACTCCACACCACTCATGGTTCACAATCAAGCAGATCAGTGCCTGACATGCTGGCACACACTGTGCCTTTAATTCATCAGTCTTCTTAAAGATCTCCCTTCTTTACCACAGCTCTCATGTCTCAGTTTTTATTGGCTTGTTACTCAAACTCCTCCCAGCACTGGACTTGAAGGAAAGCTCAAGCTTTTGGCTCCTCATTAAACACCTTTTTGTTATACTTGTATCTTTTCTTCCCCCACTCAGTTCTTCTTTCCTGACTTCAGCTGACCCTTTCCATCCTCCTCAGCATAGTCCCAACTTTGATATTAAACCAGCAAGAGGACTGGGGGAGAACACATTTCCCATCTCCTCAGATGTtaaaagacacagaagaaagaacaccaagctgcccagggctgaACCTCTGGTCACAGAGCTGTAATGACAGTTCTGCTGACTGAAGAAGGGCCATTCAGACATAAAGCACATACCAGGCTCACACATCCAGCATCTAAACCATGAGTAGATGGAATACAAATGAGAGCACAGCAATTAAGTAAAAATGGTAAAAGAGTTTTCTCAGTTCTCCAAATCATTCATCTGGTCACAGGTGCCATAAGGAGAATATGGCTTCTAAAACTACTTCTAACTTCTAAATAAAATTCTTCTCCCCTACAAAAATTAAGGCTCAGTTGAAGTTTTATTACTAATACTCATATCATAACCAGCCATTATGATAAAACTACAACAACTAGGAGAAGGGGcagtatttaatttaatcaaCCTGTACATTTAAACCAAGACACAGTACCAGCTCTATTCAAGGCAAATTGATTGAGACCATTTGATTATCTCAGGTAGAGAACAGACATAAACCCTCTTCCTGCATATGAAGAATTGCTCAGTTGCACAGACACTCCCAAGGCCAGTGCAGGGGactgggggcaggaggagggatggggatgCTGCTGTGTAACCCCTTTCTTTCAGGTTTTAGTATAAATACAGACTAACCAAGTGCTGCCAGGAAACGTTTAAATAAACAGGAAATCTGTGCAACAATGATACATTTCAACAAGGGCAGCACAATGACAGGCATTTAAAGAGTTCTCTTCCTGCACGTGAGTTATATTGGGAGTTAATGGGTTTTACCTTGGGCGATTTCATGTTTCTGTAACATAATACTTCATTCTAGAAAAACAGTGCTGAATTTTAGTAGGCTAGAGGGCAAAGCTGTGAATACACAAGGaagctttttggtttgtttcccaCCCCCCagccaaaggaaataaaacccctcATTGCTTTCACAAACCTCGGCCAAAGAGACAGTGTTGGCATCTTTTTGGAAACTTCCTTTCCCATTCCTTTCCAGCTAAACATATCTTAACCATGACAGCTCCATGAAAGGAAACTAACAGAGCCTATGGGAAGGGGAGCACAGTTTAATATTAAAACAACATAGATACAGTCATTTTACTTTACctgcagatttttaattttacatacATCGTATCCTTTAAGGCTATAGTAATCCTAAAAGGCACTGGTGTCCTAACCTTACTGAAAAAGGATATGAGAATGCCAATTTCAATGAATTTATTAACATTCTGGTTTTGGTGTTTCAGTACCTTTAGGGCCTACAAAAACCAAAGAAGTGGGTATCAAGTGCTGGTAAAAGACAGCATCACTACACAGCGTTTCATACCAAATGAACTCGCCTTTATTTGCCTGTTCATTTAAAAGCAgaccttttccttcagcaggTGAACCCCACTCACTGAGCAGGTCCTGCTTTAGTCCATGGATGATCTTACCTCCCTCTGGAAGAAGTTCCAAGCGTGGGTCAGCCACTGGTACCTGGGCAGGCCGTAGTTGGTCATCCTGGCTTTCAGTGTGATCATGTCAGACCACTGCACTGGgacctgcagcagggacagagaagTGACTcacacactgctccagctgGCTGGTGCCTAAACCCCACAGCTTCCAGCTAAACTGAGATCTTCCCAGTGCAACAACTAAAATAACCACGTCtacaaacaaaacaggaaaacaagggTTGCAGTTTTTATCGTTTTAATACTTTACAAGCCTTTCTTAAAATATCAAGgagaatttcttttcctttccttacaAATCAATGTACACTGAAACACAGTCACACTTTGGAGAGATTCAGGGGTATTTGGT from Sylvia atricapilla isolate bSylAtr1 chromosome 5, bSylAtr1.pri, whole genome shotgun sequence includes:
- the TSPAN12 gene encoding tetraspanin-12 isoform X3 produces the protein MAREDSVKCLRCLLYALNLLFWLMSISILGVSAWLRDYLNNVLTLTAETRVEEAVILTYFPVVHPVMIAVCCFLIIVGMLGYCGTVKRNLLLLVWYFGSLLVIFCVELACGVWTYEQEITVPVQWSDMITLKARMTNYGLPRYQWLTHAWNFFQREFKCCGVVYFTDWLEMTELDWPPDSCCVREFPGCSKQAHHEDLSDLYQEGCGKKMYTFLRGTKQLQVLRFLGISIGVTQILAMILTVTLLWALYYDRRDPRAHQIMALKSDTSQELSCHSVELLKPSLTRILEQTSMANSFNTHFEMEEL
- the TSPAN12 gene encoding tetraspanin-12 isoform X1; the protein is MAREDSVKCLRCLLYALNLLFWLMSISILGVSAWLRDYLNNVLTLTAETRVEEAVILTYFPVVHPVMIAVCCFLIIVGMLGYCGTVKRNLLLLVWYFGSLLVIFCVELACGVWTYEQEITVPVQWSDMITLKARMTNYGLPRYQWLTHAWNFFQREFKCCGVVYFTDWLEMTELDWPPDSCCVREFPGCSKQAHHEDLSDLYQEGCGKKMYTFLRGTKQLQVLRFLGISIGVTQILAMILTVTLLWALYYDRRDPRAHQIMALKSDTSQELSCHSVELLKPSLTRILEQTSMANSFNTHFEMEELHSFSWAQQYSLSQAVGSVKHCLSHRDTEPGRKRPGKGGEILTF
- the TSPAN12 gene encoding tetraspanin-12 isoform X2; the protein is MAREDSVKCLRCLLYALNLLFWLMSISILGVSAWLRDYLNNVLTLTAETRVEEAVILTYFPVVHPVMIAVCCFLIIVGMLGYCGTVKRNLLLLVWVPVQWSDMITLKARMTNYGLPRYQWLTHAWNFFQREFKCCGVVYFTDWLEMTELDWPPDSCCVREFPGCSKQAHHEDLSDLYQEGCGKKMYTFLRGTKQLQVLRFLGISIGVTQILAMILTVTLLWALYYDRRDPRAHQIMALKSDTSQELSCHSVELLKPSLTRILEQTSMANSFNTHFEMEELHSFSWAQQYSLSQAVGSVKHCLSHRDTEPGRKRPGKGGEILTF
- the TSPAN12 gene encoding tetraspanin-12 isoform X4, with protein sequence MAREDSVKCLRCLLYALNLLFWYFGSLLVIFCVELACGVWTYEQEITVPVQWSDMITLKARMTNYGLPRYQWLTHAWNFFQREFKCCGVVYFTDWLEMTELDWPPDSCCVREFPGCSKQAHHEDLSDLYQEGCGKKMYTFLRGTKQLQVLRFLGISIGVTQILAMILTVTLLWALYYDRRDPRAHQIMALKSDTSQELSCHSVELLKPSLTRILEQTSMANSFNTHFEMEELHSFSWAQQYSLSQAVGSVKHCLSHRDTEPGRKRPGKGGEILTF